GATGGGAACGGGTCAGGCCGATGCGCTTCGCGAGCTCGTGGCCGCGGCGAGCGGCGTCGAACTGCTCGACATCCGACCCGACCTGCAGGGCATTCCGCGAACCGCCGTGATCGCCGCCGACCGATCCGTGGACGCTGCCATCGCCTGATACCGAGAACGACCCATGGCCGACTGCCTGTTCTGCAAGATCGCCGCCCGCGAGATCCCGGCCGACGTCGTCCACGAAGACGAACGCCTCGTCGCCTTCAAGGACATCAACCCGCAGGCGCCCATCCATGTCCTCATCATCCCGCGCCGCCACATCTCCACCCTCAACGACCTGACCGCCGACGACGCGGAGCTGGTCGGGGAGATGGTGCACCTGGCGAGCCGGATCGCGGCCGACCGCGGGCACGCGACGGCCGGCTACCGCACGGTCTTCAACTGCAACGCCGCGGCGGGCCAGACGGTGTTCCACATCCACCTGCACCTGCTCGCCGGCCGCGACATGACCTGGCCGCCCGGGTAGGGGTCGGCCTACAACCAGCTGTTTTCCGCCCTTTCGGAACCGATCCTCATCGGCGACCGCACCTGCATCGCTCGAGGATTGCAGAAGGTGATGCCTCGCGTACCTCAGGCGCTTGAGGCAGCGATAGCGCAATCATCGCGCTCGAGGATTCGGCGCCGGAGCCAACCCAGCGGCGACGAGCCATCTCCCGCCGGCCGTTCACGGATCTGAAGGTAACGGATGTGCCGAGAGACAGTCGGATAGCATCGCCCGATGCCGCTGAACTTCCACCCCGGTCCAGGCACTCTGTTGATGTGCGATTTTCGCGGGTTCAAGGCCCCAGAGATGATCAAGAAGCGACCGGTAGTGGTCGTTTCTCCGAGAC
The window above is part of the Acidobacteriota bacterium genome. Proteins encoded here:
- a CDS encoding histidine triad nucleotide-binding protein — encoded protein: MADCLFCKIAAREIPADVVHEDERLVAFKDINPQAPIHVLIIPRRHISTLNDLTADDAELVGEMVHLASRIAADRGHATAGYRTVFNCNAAAGQTVFHIHLHLLAGRDMTWPPG